A window of Ranitomeya variabilis isolate aRanVar5 chromosome 2, aRanVar5.hap1, whole genome shotgun sequence contains these coding sequences:
- the LOC143804788 gene encoding uncharacterized protein LOC143804788 has translation MRKSGARGRRGRSLSAGNDGSGSGASGGRGDKNILPKSGAVEPVSSSGYTRPRTLSFLGVGKPLLKAEQQQQVLAYIADSASSSFASSSETGKCKSSASLVDVHGQGQVASLSSSAKTTTREKDAAGDTTGHSMELFTHTVPGLESETFNRPCPLQVDSDMECTDAQPQPEYYAAPLTQTTTLPSQGTDPQSDPDETMLPRHERYTTDRHSDTDEVAHELEEEVIDDPVIDPDWQPLGEQGAGGSSSEAEVEEGPQQASTSQQVPSAGPVSGPKRVSKPKPVGGQRGHPVKAQSAIPEKGSESRKSAVWHFFKQHPTDQRKVICQKCSTSLSRGQNLKSLNTSCMHRHLTTMHSQAWTNYQTSLKVVAPSANEASQQRNIPSVTVRPPFSAPPAVSVQVSLPAKSSQGQGITSFVGGNIASRAPAETIPSPTVSQSAMYTGTPESSTISCSPVQLTLHETLVRKRKYLSSHPRTQGFNAHIARLISVR, from the coding sequence atgaggaagtctggtgcaagaggtcgtcgtgggcgttcattgtcagctggtaatgatggtagtggtagtggagcatcaggtggtcgtggggataaaaatattctacctaagtctggagctgtggagccagtttcgtcgtcaggctacacaaggcctcgaacgctctcttttctgggagtaggaaaaccgcttttaaaggcggagcagcaacagcaagttttggcttacattgcagactcagcctctagctcttttgcctcctcttcagaaactggtaaatgtaaaagcagcgcgtcgcttgtggatgttcacggtcagggacaagtcgcttccttgtcctcctcagcaaaaactacaacaagagagaaggatgcagcaggcgacacaacgggtcactccatggagctctttacacataccgtccctgggttagaaagtgaaacatttaacaggccatgcccattacaagtagattctgacatggagtgcactgatgcacagccacagccagagtactatgctgctcctttgactcagaccaccacattgccctctcagggtacagatccacaatcagaccctgatgagactatgttgccccgccacgaacgctataccaccgaccgacacagtgacacagacgaagttgcacacgagctcgaagaggaggtaatagatgacccagttattgaccccgattggcagccattgggggaacagggtgcaggcggcagtagttcagaagcggaggtggaggagggtccgcagcaggcatcaacatcgcaacaggttccatctgccgggcccgtatctggcccaaaacgcgtgtcaaagccaaaacctgttggaggacagcgtggccatccggttaaagctcagtctgcaatccctgaaaagggatccgagtctaggaagagtgcagtctggcatttttttaaacaacatccaacagatcagcgcaaagtcatctgtcaaaaatgttcaactagcttaagcagaggtcagaatctgaaaagtctaaatactagttgcatgcatagacacttaaccaccatgcattctcaagcgtggactaactaccaaacgtcccttaaggttgtagcaccctcggccaatgaagctagtcagcaacgcaacatcccttccgtcactgtaaggccaccattttccgcaccaccggcagtatctgtgcaggtttctttgccagccaaaagcagtcagggtcagggaatcaccagttttgtaggaggaaatattgcatctagggcaccggcagaaacaataccgtctccaaccgtctctcagtctgccatgtacaccggcacacccgaaagttccacgatctcctgctctccagtccagctcaccctacatgagactctggttagaaaaaggaagtacttatcctcgcatccgcgtacacagggttttaacgcccacatagctagactaatctctgtt